From a single Herbiconiux sp. SALV-R1 genomic region:
- a CDS encoding amidohydrolase: MDRALARQTVFTGGSFFTAGMTRSSSGAVLVRDGRILAVGSPDEVEAAAQADTAGGPAPSPGDTERVDLRGRLVLPGFQDSHVHPAPAGLEMLQCDLTSAESADEALAIVRRYAADTPGEWLFGGGWSMDHFAGGTPHRRMLDTVTGDRPAYFMSRDHHSAWVNTAALERAGITAQTIDPADGKFERDADGSPSGTVHEGALSLFEHVKPLPDDDLAYRGLLAAQDHLLALGITGWQDALVGEGLGFGDALPLYLRGVEEGSLLARVTGALWWNRDAGLEQLDSLIERRERAAALGRPELFAADTVKMMLDGIVENHTASIHGRYAVPGLAAEAASGLDFITPEHLAAYVAALDGEGFSVHFHALGDRAVSQALDALAAVAGSAGAVGAAGLAGAAGLAGSAGAPGWAGSAGSAGVPGSAGAAAAPGVRERSERRHQLAHLQMVADADIARFASVGAIANVQAFWARTDDQLRDLCLPILPAGARERSYPFGRLARAGAALAFGSDWPVSSAYPLDAVQVAVTRTGFGAEPEPLGGDRDKLDLATALAGYTAGSAHANGRGDSTGRLVPGYLADLVVLDRDPFDGEASRIAEARVASTWIGGARVH; the protein is encoded by the coding sequence ATGGATCGCGCGCTCGCCCGTCAGACCGTCTTCACCGGCGGGTCGTTCTTCACGGCGGGGATGACCCGCAGCTCCTCGGGGGCTGTGCTGGTGCGCGACGGGCGCATCCTCGCCGTCGGCTCGCCCGACGAGGTCGAGGCCGCCGCGCAGGCCGATACCGCGGGCGGCCCGGCGCCGTCGCCGGGTGACACGGAGCGCGTCGACCTCCGGGGCCGGCTCGTGCTGCCGGGGTTTCAGGACTCGCACGTGCATCCTGCCCCCGCCGGCCTCGAGATGCTGCAGTGCGACCTCACCTCGGCCGAGTCCGCCGACGAGGCGCTGGCCATCGTGCGGCGCTACGCCGCCGACACGCCGGGAGAGTGGCTGTTCGGCGGCGGCTGGAGCATGGACCACTTCGCCGGCGGCACCCCGCATCGACGGATGCTCGACACGGTCACCGGCGACCGTCCCGCGTACTTCATGAGTCGCGACCACCACAGCGCCTGGGTCAACACCGCGGCACTCGAGCGCGCGGGCATCACGGCGCAGACCATCGACCCCGCCGACGGGAAGTTCGAGCGCGACGCCGACGGTAGCCCGAGCGGAACCGTGCACGAGGGCGCGCTGAGCCTGTTCGAGCACGTCAAGCCACTCCCCGACGACGATCTGGCCTACCGGGGCCTGCTCGCCGCGCAAGACCACCTGCTCGCGCTCGGCATCACCGGGTGGCAAGACGCGCTCGTCGGCGAGGGCCTCGGTTTCGGCGACGCCCTCCCCCTCTATCTGCGGGGCGTCGAGGAGGGCTCGCTGCTCGCCAGGGTGACGGGAGCGCTGTGGTGGAATCGCGACGCGGGTCTCGAGCAGCTCGACTCGCTCATCGAACGGCGGGAGCGGGCTGCGGCTCTCGGGCGGCCCGAGCTGTTCGCCGCCGACACGGTGAAGATGATGCTCGACGGCATCGTCGAGAACCACACGGCGTCGATCCACGGGCGCTACGCGGTGCCGGGGCTGGCGGCGGAGGCGGCGTCGGGCCTCGACTTCATCACCCCTGAGCATCTCGCCGCGTACGTGGCGGCGCTCGACGGCGAGGGGTTCTCGGTGCACTTCCACGCGCTGGGGGATCGGGCGGTGAGTCAGGCGCTGGATGCGCTGGCTGCGGTGGCGGGGTCGGCCGGGGCGGTCGGGGCGGCCGGGCTGGCTGGCGCGGCCGGGCTGGCCGGGTCGGCCGGGGCTCCCGGGTGGGCGGGGTCTGCCGGGTCGGCTGGGGTTCCCGGTTCTGCTGGGGCGGCTGCGGCTCCCGGCGTTCGCGAGCGGTCGGAGCGGCGGCACCAGCTCGCCCATCTGCAGATGGTGGCCGACGCCGACATCGCACGCTTCGCATCCGTCGGTGCCATCGCAAACGTTCAGGCGTTCTGGGCGCGCACCGACGACCAGCTGCGCGACCTCTGCCTGCCCATCCTTCCCGCGGGCGCCCGGGAGCGGTCGTACCCGTTCGGCAGGCTCGCCCGAGCCGGTGCCGCGCTGGCCTTCGGCAGCGACTGGCCGGTGTCGAGCGCGTACCCGCTCGACGCCGTGCAGGTGGCCGTGACCCGCACCGGTTTCGGCGCCGAACCCGAGCCGCTCGGGGGCGACCGCGACAAACTCGACCTGGCCACGGCGCTGGCGGGCTACACGGCGGGCAGCGCGCACGCCAACGGACGGGGCGACAGCACGGGCCGCCTGGTGCCGGGCTACCTGGCCGACCTCGTGGTACTCGACCGCGACCCGTTCGACGGAGAGGCGTCGCGCATCGCGGAGGCGCGAGTGGCGTCGACGTGGATCGGCGGGGCGCGAGTGCACTGA